Proteins encoded in a region of the Calditrichota bacterium genome:
- a CDS encoding VWA domain-containing protein, with the protein MKRLLFILIAIWMIPAFAQAGGLIKVMNQSKTYLTPTRVEVSVEVNNQVAITVARQTFKNTTGDSVVMKYGFPMPLKAVVTGFNWDMNGKHFTAQIVGQPMDTTATNPGGYPDYTYLDYFGKSPFFFTFLDTLPPDSELVVHLTYMELLSYNSGKMQYDYPLDLGNFEKHPLDSLAFSVTIHSQRTLVDVNLENFTPQSLEVGDTLASLFYSATSFSPNEDLAFTYKVSQKELGVFLLSMKPDTSDGYFLMLAEPNPETSQGEILDKYFTFVIDKSGSMKWVKMQQAKDAASYCLRHLNEADHFNIISFSDGTSEFRQELVPATQNNINSGVDFVNAIQPGGGTNIHEALLKALNQSMPDTTENIIIFLTDGVATVGTTDSQQILDDVKAANTKNVRLFVFGVGADVERYLLTSLAEQNDGLAQYVMDQGDVRDRIAAFYNKIQNPLLQNISVAFNGGDVYEVYPVRIPDIFVGEQLVLLGRYKTPGAATVTLSGRGVKDSLTFNYDVTFSGDSTKNLFIPKMWAKKKIDYLLALIDIVGENSNQGQEYKKEIIRLSILYGIVTKYTSFQQTQPNNPPGTEVEQNLTENNSPPEQFQLLNSYPNPFMPENGQSFTHVVFKISGAKSSYPVEIRIYDVTGRLILVLVQATYQPGHYEAIWNGRDQWGHLVSSGVYLVKMKVGAEILSTKILIIR; encoded by the coding sequence ATGAAACGGTTATTATTCATTTTGATTGCGATTTGGATGATTCCGGCATTCGCACAGGCCGGCGGTCTTATTAAGGTGATGAATCAATCCAAAACCTACCTGACGCCCACGCGCGTGGAAGTCTCAGTTGAAGTAAATAATCAGGTGGCTATTACGGTTGCGCGCCAAACGTTTAAAAACACCACGGGTGATTCTGTGGTTATGAAATACGGATTCCCCATGCCGTTGAAGGCCGTGGTAACCGGTTTCAACTGGGACATGAACGGGAAACATTTTACGGCCCAAATTGTGGGGCAGCCCATGGACACGACGGCCACCAATCCGGGAGGCTATCCCGACTATACCTATTTGGATTACTTTGGAAAAAGTCCCTTCTTTTTTACATTTCTGGATACACTGCCTCCGGATTCGGAATTGGTGGTTCATCTCACCTACATGGAACTCCTCAGCTATAATTCCGGAAAAATGCAATATGATTATCCGCTGGATCTGGGCAATTTTGAAAAACATCCGCTCGATTCCCTGGCATTCTCCGTGACCATTCATTCCCAACGAACCCTGGTGGATGTAAACTTAGAGAATTTTACCCCTCAATCATTGGAGGTGGGAGACACGCTTGCGTCGCTTTTTTATTCGGCAACCTCCTTCAGCCCGAATGAAGATTTAGCGTTTACCTACAAAGTGTCGCAAAAGGAATTGGGTGTGTTTTTATTGAGCATGAAGCCTGACACCAGTGACGGCTACTTTTTAATGCTGGCGGAACCCAACCCGGAGACATCGCAAGGGGAAATTCTTGACAAATATTTCACCTTTGTGATTGACAAATCGGGCAGCATGAAATGGGTAAAAATGCAGCAGGCCAAAGATGCGGCCTCTTACTGTCTGAGGCACTTGAACGAGGCCGATCATTTCAATATTATTTCGTTTAGTGATGGAACATCTGAATTTCGGCAAGAGTTGGTTCCCGCCACTCAAAACAATATTAACAGCGGGGTGGATTTTGTAAATGCTATTCAACCGGGTGGAGGCACCAACATTCATGAGGCCCTGCTTAAAGCGCTCAATCAATCCATGCCGGACACAACGGAAAATATTATTATTTTTCTGACGGATGGCGTGGCCACAGTAGGAACAACGGATTCCCAGCAAATCCTGGACGATGTAAAGGCCGCCAACACCAAAAATGTGCGCTTGTTCGTATTTGGTGTGGGAGCCGATGTGGAACGCTACCTGTTGACGTCCCTGGCGGAACAAAACGACGGCCTGGCACAATATGTAATGGATCAGGGAGATGTGCGGGATCGAATTGCTGCATTTTACAATAAGATTCAAAACCCGCTGCTTCAGAACATTTCGGTGGCTTTTAATGGCGGGGATGTTTACGAGGTTTATCCGGTGCGGATTCCGGATATTTTTGTGGGGGAGCAGTTGGTACTGTTGGGTCGCTACAAAACCCCCGGGGCGGCTACCGTCACTTTGAGCGGCCGCGGGGTTAAGGATTCCCTCACATTCAATTACGATGTGACCTTTTCGGGGGATTCCACCAAAAATCTTTTTATCCCGAAAATGTGGGCCAAAAAGAAAATCGACTATTTGCTGGCTTTGATTGATATCGTGGGTGAAAACAGCAATCAGGGCCAGGAATACAAAAAGGAAATCATTCGCCTGAGTATTCTCTACGGGATTGTAACCAAATACACCAGCTTTCAGCAAACGCAGCCGAATAATCCGCCTGGCACTGAAGTGGAACAAAACTTGACTGAAAATAATTCCCCGCCTGAACAATTCCAGTTGCTGAACAGCTACCCCAATCCATTTATGCCGGAAAACGGCCAATCTTTTACGCACGTGGTGTTTAAAATTTCGGGCGCAAAATCCAGCTATCCGGTTGAGATTCGTATTTATGATGTAACGGGACGGCTCATCCTGGTACTGGTTCAGGCAACCTACCAGCCGGGACACTATGAAGCCATCTGGAATGGCAGGGATCAATGGGGACATCTGGTCAGTTCCGGGGTGTACCTGGTAAAAATGAAAGTGGGGGCTGAAATCCTCAGTACAAAAATTTTAATCATTCGCTAA
- a CDS encoding DUF2156 domain-containing protein translates to MITQYPEFSKITLDDHAVLHAYFRQVQSGISEFTFANIYLFRHTHNYKISKIKEGLFVLAGNDDGKPFFVLPTEIPDPDILEELFNTFHSLKLASEQQAKDLQKAGYFIREDRDNFDYLYSRETLATLSGRKFSKKRNLIKNFKLSHTCDIRPLLNEYTDDALRVLKEWCNQRGRGTDCEPAREALEEMETLQLCGAIFYIENRPVGYTLGEELPGGKTYVIHFEKAVPGFKGLYQFINQSFAALLPEQYEFINREQDLGDKGLRQAKLSYYPIGFVKKYRVYREPGETENVNRGNHDNRCN, encoded by the coding sequence ATGATAACCCAGTACCCGGAATTTTCGAAAATAACACTTGACGATCATGCTGTACTTCACGCTTATTTCAGGCAGGTGCAGTCAGGTATTTCTGAATTCACATTTGCAAATATTTACCTGTTCCGCCACACCCACAATTACAAGATTTCCAAAATCAAAGAAGGGTTATTTGTGCTTGCCGGCAACGACGACGGAAAACCCTTTTTTGTACTCCCCACAGAAATTCCCGATCCGGACATTCTCGAGGAGCTTTTTAATACTTTTCATAGCCTGAAATTAGCTTCCGAACAGCAGGCAAAAGACCTTCAAAAAGCCGGCTATTTTATCCGGGAAGATCGGGATAATTTCGATTACCTCTATTCGCGGGAGACCCTGGCAACGCTTTCGGGTCGAAAATTCAGCAAAAAACGAAATCTCATCAAAAATTTTAAGCTCAGTCACACCTGCGACATTCGGCCGCTGCTAAACGAGTATACAGACGACGCGCTACGCGTCCTAAAAGAATGGTGCAATCAACGGGGTCGCGGAACAGATTGTGAGCCGGCCCGGGAGGCTCTGGAAGAAATGGAAACGCTTCAGCTCTGCGGCGCCATTTTCTACATTGAGAATCGGCCCGTGGGGTACACACTGGGAGAAGAACTGCCGGGCGGAAAGACCTATGTGATTCATTTTGAAAAAGCCGTTCCGGGGTTCAAAGGGCTGTATCAATTTATCAATCAATCCTTCGCCGCTCTTCTTCCCGAGCAATACGAATTTATCAACCGCGAACAAGACCTGGGAGACAAAGGGCTCCGGCAGGCCAAATTAAGCTATTACCCGATAGGCTTCGTCAAAAAGTACCGGGTCTACCGCGAGCCTGGCGAAACAGAAAACGTGAATCGAGGAAACCATGACAACCGCTGCAATTGA
- the bcp gene encoding thioredoxin-dependent thiol peroxidase — MASDPKLSIGQKAPDFCLPDQNKEEVCLHNYRGKWVVLYFYPKDNTTGCTTEALDFTAHLDEFKAVNAEILGVSPDSPQSHLKFITKKDLKLRLLSDGTRSVLETYGVWQLKKMAGREYYGVVRSTFLIDPKGTIAYTWPKVKVKGHAEDVLRKIKSLQKL, encoded by the coding sequence ATGGCATCAGATCCCAAACTTTCCATCGGCCAAAAAGCACCGGATTTTTGCTTACCCGATCAGAACAAAGAGGAAGTGTGTTTGCACAACTATCGGGGGAAATGGGTGGTACTCTATTTTTATCCAAAGGATAACACAACCGGCTGTACGACAGAGGCTCTGGATTTTACGGCGCACCTGGACGAATTTAAGGCCGTGAATGCCGAAATTTTGGGCGTGAGTCCCGACTCGCCGCAAAGCCACCTGAAATTCATCACAAAAAAAGACCTTAAACTTCGCCTTTTGAGCGATGGAACCCGCTCCGTTCTTGAAACCTACGGGGTCTGGCAGCTAAAAAAGATGGCCGGCCGGGAATACTACGGCGTGGTTCGAAGCACATTTTTAATCGATCCAAAGGGGACAATCGCTTATACATGGCCAAAGGTTAAGGTTAAAGGCCATGCCGAAGATGTTCTGCGAAAGATCAAAAGCCTGCAAAAGCTCTGA
- a CDS encoding VWA domain-containing protein: MKKHVIGFLALLFLLGTVSEVSAVGVLFVKRFHSTETYQKVWIKSVDVTTTIRDQIASTHMDEIFHNDMNWRVEAFFVFPLPEKAVVTRLVYWYNGKRYEAAIRERQQAVQEYEREVRRLLDPALLEHLGNNLFRLRIAPVDPNSDIRFEITYTELLSYDFGAVTYKFFLNTTALSPKPLERVSLSIDAQSQFSYKMFRSPSHEGSTAIKIEKLSDKHYTVVFGDENFYPDRDFILKFETVRQGFQVNVLTYKPVPSDSFGMDSFYVLWITPPDSLAPDEIIPKNIVFVADVSGSMEGERLSQLKEAMNDFLDHLRPKDRFNIISFGTNVVPFHSDLVPATPENISAARTFVFQLYAVGLTNIDLALKTALGQSFGDSTLNTIVFLTDGYPTWGEMNIAKIVEHAQDRNTADAHLFTFGVGDEVSRALLADLAYGNGGYPTFITADDSIALVVRHLFERISKPVLTNLKISIEGLQCWDWYPKTLPDLFWGSQVLELGRYRNGGQFTVTLRGKIKSDSLRLSQTAFFPDTSGGDRFVPRLWAQKKINYLMGQIQIYGEKEELVDQVIDLSLRYGILTPYTAFISNPNNPPGTGISGQKTASLPNRFALLQNYPNPFNQSTQISYVIPEGSQAISVSLKIYDLTGKLIKVLVHKLQKPGLYRIVWNGTDHSGIEVASGVYLVVLDAGPFHQSRKLILLK, translated from the coding sequence ATGAAAAAACACGTAATTGGCTTTCTGGCCTTATTGTTCCTTTTGGGAACAGTATCGGAAGTCTCTGCTGTGGGCGTCCTCTTCGTAAAGCGTTTTCATTCAACCGAAACCTACCAAAAAGTCTGGATTAAATCCGTCGACGTCACCACAACCATTCGGGATCAAATTGCCTCCACCCACATGGATGAAATATTTCACAATGATATGAACTGGCGCGTGGAAGCATTTTTTGTGTTTCCTCTTCCGGAAAAGGCCGTTGTGACCCGGTTGGTCTACTGGTACAATGGAAAACGCTACGAAGCAGCCATTCGGGAGCGACAGCAAGCGGTTCAGGAATACGAACGGGAAGTTCGACGGCTCCTGGATCCGGCATTACTGGAACATCTGGGAAACAACCTGTTTCGGCTCCGCATTGCACCGGTGGACCCCAACTCGGACATTCGCTTTGAAATTACTTACACGGAACTTTTGTCCTATGATTTCGGCGCGGTCACCTACAAATTCTTCCTGAACACCACGGCCCTTTCTCCCAAACCCCTGGAGCGGGTTAGTTTGTCTATTGACGCCCAAAGTCAATTTTCATACAAAATGTTTCGCTCGCCATCGCACGAAGGATCAACAGCGATAAAAATTGAGAAACTGTCCGATAAGCACTACACAGTCGTTTTTGGAGATGAGAATTTCTACCCGGACCGGGATTTTATTCTGAAATTTGAAACCGTTCGCCAGGGCTTTCAGGTCAATGTGTTGACGTACAAACCGGTTCCCTCCGACTCGTTCGGGATGGATTCCTTTTACGTGCTCTGGATCACCCCTCCCGACAGCCTGGCTCCGGATGAAATCATTCCCAAAAACATCGTGTTTGTTGCGGATGTTTCGGGAAGCATGGAGGGCGAACGCCTGTCACAGCTAAAAGAAGCCATGAATGATTTTCTGGATCACCTCCGGCCGAAAGATCGCTTTAATATCATTTCATTTGGTACCAATGTGGTGCCCTTTCATTCCGACCTGGTACCGGCCACTCCGGAAAACATTTCCGCCGCCCGCACATTTGTTTTCCAATTGTACGCCGTGGGCTTGACAAACATCGATCTGGCACTGAAAACAGCCCTCGGTCAATCCTTTGGTGATTCCACACTGAATACCATTGTTTTTCTGACGGACGGCTACCCCACCTGGGGCGAAATGAACATCGCTAAAATCGTCGAACATGCGCAGGACCGGAACACGGCGGATGCCCATCTCTTCACATTTGGTGTGGGAGACGAGGTCAGCAGAGCCCTTCTGGCGGATCTGGCGTATGGAAACGGCGGTTATCCCACATTTATCACGGCCGATGACAGCATTGCCCTGGTTGTGAGACATCTCTTCGAAAGAATAAGCAAACCGGTTTTAACAAATCTTAAGATTTCCATCGAGGGGCTTCAATGCTGGGATTGGTACCCCAAAACACTGCCGGATCTCTTTTGGGGAAGCCAGGTCCTGGAACTGGGGCGTTACCGGAACGGCGGGCAATTTACAGTCACCCTCCGAGGAAAAATCAAATCGGATTCTCTGCGCTTGAGCCAGACGGCTTTCTTCCCCGACACGTCCGGCGGCGACCGCTTCGTGCCGCGGTTATGGGCCCAAAAGAAAATTAATTACCTGATGGGGCAAATTCAGATCTATGGAGAAAAGGAGGAATTGGTCGATCAGGTGATCGATTTAAGTCTTCGCTACGGCATTCTGACCCCCTACACGGCCTTTATTTCGAACCCAAACAATCCGCCGGGCACGGGGATTTCCGGACAAAAAACCGCATCCCTTCCGAACCGGTTTGCCTTACTGCAGAATTATCCCAATCCGTTTAATCAAAGCACGCAAATCAGTTACGTCATTCCGGAGGGAAGCCAGGCGATTTCCGTTTCTCTGAAGATTTACGATTTAACCGGAAAGCTGATAAAAGTGCTGGTCCACAAGCTCCAAAAACCGGGACTGTACCGCATCGTCTGGAATGGCACGGACCATTCCGGAATAGAAGTGGCCAGCGGTGTTTATCTGGTGGTTTTAGATGCAGGCCCATTTCATCAATCCCGAAAGCTTATTTTGTTGAAATAA
- a CDS encoding KamA family radical SAM protein: MPNPKYVTKIEQIQSLNLEKRAKLQKVSQKFAFRANEYYLSLINWNDPDDPIKRIIIPDPEELKEWGELDASNESTYTVAPGLEHKYTHTALLLVTNVCGGYCRFCFRKRLFLNENDEVARDLSEALNYIARHTEINNVLLTGGDPLLLSTRKLEAIIRSLRQMNHIQIIRIGTKIPAFNPYRILNDASLIRMISAYSTPRKKIYIMTHYNHPNELTEPSIKAIFKLQKAGAIIANQTPLLRGINDDPGILAELMDQLSFIGVPPYYVFQGRPTLGNKPFAIPVEEALEIFEKAKMMGSGLAKRARLVMSHFSGKIEIVGKTNGYVYFRYHRAADPENRGRFLVFRSNPKAYWFDDYTEAIDEYTLPNPFLAAAHGDWDPGF; this comes from the coding sequence TTGCCTAATCCAAAATATGTTACAAAGATCGAGCAAATTCAATCCCTTAATTTGGAAAAACGCGCCAAGTTACAAAAAGTAAGTCAAAAGTTTGCATTCCGAGCAAATGAGTATTACCTGTCACTGATTAATTGGAATGACCCCGACGATCCCATCAAACGGATTATTATTCCGGACCCAGAAGAGTTAAAGGAATGGGGCGAATTAGACGCCTCAAATGAAAGTACGTATACGGTTGCTCCAGGCCTGGAGCACAAATATACCCACACGGCCTTGCTGCTGGTCACGAACGTATGCGGTGGGTATTGCCGTTTCTGTTTTCGGAAGCGCCTGTTTTTAAATGAAAACGACGAGGTTGCAAGAGATCTTTCAGAGGCTTTGAACTACATTGCCCGCCACACTGAAATCAATAATGTACTCCTTACCGGAGGAGATCCCTTGCTGCTTTCAACCCGAAAATTAGAGGCGATTATCCGCAGCCTCCGGCAAATGAATCATATTCAAATCATTCGCATTGGAACCAAAATCCCGGCATTCAATCCCTACCGGATTCTGAATGATGCATCGTTGATCAGAATGATTTCTGCCTACAGTACCCCGAGAAAAAAAATCTACATTATGACCCACTACAATCACCCAAACGAATTAACCGAACCCTCGATAAAGGCCATTTTCAAACTACAAAAGGCAGGAGCCATCATTGCCAATCAAACGCCCCTGCTGCGCGGAATTAATGACGATCCGGGTATTTTGGCTGAATTGATGGATCAGCTGTCATTCATCGGAGTGCCGCCCTATTATGTTTTTCAGGGGCGTCCCACCCTTGGGAACAAACCCTTTGCAATTCCCGTGGAAGAAGCACTGGAGATTTTCGAAAAGGCAAAAATGATGGGATCCGGTCTGGCCAAACGGGCTCGTTTGGTGATGTCGCATTTTTCGGGGAAAATTGAAATTGTGGGAAAAACCAATGGGTACGTTTATTTTCGATATCACCGTGCCGCAGATCCGGAAAACAGGGGACGTTTCCTCGTTTTTCGCAGCAATCCAAAGGCCTATTGGTTCGACGACTACACCGAAGCCATTGACGAATACACCCTGCCCAATCCTTTTTTGGCAGCTGCTCATGGCGATTGGGACCCCGGGTTCTGA